The following is a genomic window from Helicobacteraceae bacterium.
TTTGATCGCCAGATCGCGGATGGCGTGCTCCTCGATTGTCTCCTTAAACAGCGCGATCGCCTCGTCGTCGGGGATAAACAGCTCGCCTATCGCGCGTCTGCCTTTGTAGCCCGTGTGGTTGCACTCGGGGCAACCCGTCGCTTTGTAGATTTTAACGCCGCGTTTTAAACCAAACTCCGTCTCGTAACTTTCGGCGAGATCGTCCTCCGTTTTGCACTTTTCGCATAGCTTGCGCACAAGCCTCTGCGCCAACACGCCCAGTAGCGACGAGCTGACCAAAAACCGCTCCACGCCCATATCGACAAGCCGCGTAATCGCGCCCGTAGAGGTGTTGGTGTGTAGCGTAGAGAAAACAAGGTGTCCCGTAAGCGCGGCTTGAATGGCGATCGCCGCCGTTTCGCTGTCGCGTATTTCTCCGATCATCACCACGTCGGGGTCTTGGCGCAAAATCGATCTAAGCCCCGCCGCGAAGGTTAAGCCCACTTTCGGATTGGCTTGCACCTGATTGATATTGTCCGCCTTATACTCTACGGGGTCTTCGACGGTGATCACGTTTTTATGCGGCGTGGCGACCTGCTGCAAAAAGCTGTGTAGCGTGGTGGATTTGCCGCTTCCCGTCGGACCCGTAACGAGAATAATCCCGTGCGAATGCTCCAGCAAGCCGCTTAGCCTAGCGATTAACTTTGGCTCGAATCCAAGCTCCAGCAGGCGAGGAATCTCCGCGCTCTCCATCAAAATCCGCATAACCACCCGCTCGCCGTAGTAGGTTGGCAAAATCGAAACGCGAATATCCAGCGTTCTGCGGGCGATATTTACCTGCGTGCGTCCGTCTTGCGCCACGCGTTTTTCGGATATGTCGAGGTTGCTTATAACCTTTATGCGGCTGATCACTAGATTGATAATACGCAAATCCAGATCGACGTATTTGACCAACGCGCCGTCGATTCTAAAGCGCACCTCGCCTTTGCGCTCGTGCGCCTCGATATGAATGTCGCTCGCGCCCTTTTTGATCGCCTGATAAAACAGCGCGTTGACAAAACGAATGATCGGCGCGGCTTCCTCGCTGCTTAGCAGATCGGCTTTGTTGCGAAGAAACTCCGCTAGGCTAAAGCCCTCCTCCTCTTCGGCTACCTCGTTTATACGATCGTCCGCGCCGCCGATGTCGCTTAACTCTCTGTCGGTGCGTTGCTCTAAAAAGCGGTTATAGAGCCGATCGAAACTATCTTGATCGAGCAGATAGATCGGCGCGTCGATCGCGTATTTGCTAAGAAAACCAAGCGATTCGGCGAGATAGGATTCGCCAAGGCAGACGGCGATCTCCTCTTTAACTTTGGCGAATAACACATAGTATTTCAGCGCCAGCGCGGAGTCGATCCCCTCAAATTGCGACGGTTCTAACCCGTGATGGCTTAATTTTTGAAACTCAACGTTTGCGGCGTTCATCGGCTCGCTTGATTATCTCTTTGGCGTATTGCATACGCAACGCCTCAAGGCGGCTAAGCCGAACTCTCAGCGCCGATAGATCCTCGCTCTTTTCCACGATATAGGGCGTTACGATCACCACGAGGCTGGTCTTATTCACGCCCTCCTGTTTGTTGCGAAAAAGGTTGCCCGCGAAAGGGATAGACGAGAGGATCGGCACGCGGGTTTCCGTGTCGATCTCCTCGCTTTTGATCAACCCGCCTAAGATAACGGGTTCGCCGTCGCTGACGATAGCGTTAGTCGATACGCGCCGTTTGGTGGTGGTCGGTTGCGCGCTACCGTCCACTCCCACGATCCCCTCTAGCTGCGCCTCGATCGTCAGCGCCACTTTTTTGTTGGTCGAAAGGCGCGGTTTGACTTTGAGCGTCAAACCTATGTCTTGACGGGCGTAGTTCCTAGTTGGTATGCCCGCGCTCGTGGTGGTCTCCGAAGTAAGAATCGATCGCGTTTCGCCGACGTAAATCGTCGATTCCTTATTATTTACGCACAGGATCGACGGCTCGGAAAGCACCTCCGCCGCTTGACGGCTTGTCAACAGGTTCAGCCCCACGCCCACCGCTAACGCCGTAGCGCTTTCCACCTTGATATTGCCGTTGGCGTCGGTTTTTTGCAGCTGGCTTAAGATCGCGCCGCTAACCGTTGACGGAACGCTACCCGTAAGCGCCGCGCCAAGCGTATAGATGCCGTTGCCGCCCACCGCCGCGCCGTCAACGCCGTAGGTAAGCCCGATCTGATCGGCTAAATTGTCGCTAATCTCTACGATCGTCGCTTGAACATAGACCTGCTGGCGCGGCACGTCGAGGGATTTCACCAGCGCTTTGATCGTAGCGATCTCTTCCGGCATTCCGACGAGGATCAGCACGTTCATCTCCTCGTCCGCGCTAATCGTCGGTTTTACTCTCGGATCGGCCGGCGAGGAAGGAGCGACGGTTTTATCCGCGATTCCGGACAAAATTTTCACAAGCGAACTCGCCTCCGAATTTTGCAAGAAGATCACCTCCGAGGAGGGCGCGGCGTAGTTGTTCTCTACGTCTAGGCGCGCAACCAACGATTTGATCGTCTTGATATGATGCGCCCTGCCCGTAACCACGATTGCGTTGGAGGCGTCGTCTTTAAGAATCTGCACCTCGTTGTCGATCACGCGCGGATTTACCGCCCCCTTCATAATCTGTTGCAAAGAGGTTACAATCGAGGCGGCTTTGATATTTTTAAGCGGGATAAACTCGACGCTCACGGCGCGCTTATCGACAAGCTCGCCAATCACCTGCCGAACGGTGTTGATATTGGACGGATAGTCGCTGATAACCATCGAGTTGGACTCGCGCATCGTAACGAGCTTCGCCGCCGGAGAGAGCAGATGACGAATTTTCTGAACGATAATATCGACGTTCTCCTCCTCTATGCGAATCGTCTGCGTAACCATCAGCGAGCCGCGCGCGATTCCGCTTACGACGGGAATGTTCTCCTGCGCGGCTTCCGCGAGGCGCGTAACCTTGTAGTAGCTGCCCTCTTCGACGAGCGTCAAACCGCGAGTGGCTAACACGCTAAGCGCGAGCTGCAAAATATCGTCTTTATAAACCGAGGTGGCGCTTACAAAATCCACGTTGCCCGACACGCGCTGCGTAAGCAGAAGATTTTTGCCCATAATTCGAGAGGTCATTTTAAGAAACTCTTCGATCGGCAGATCGGTAAAGTTGATTTCCACCGTTTGCTTATCTTGCGCGTTCGCGGCGAAGCAGAGGCAAAACAGCGCTAAAAGGACGCTAACGAATCTCATAAGCAAGCTCTCTAACCTGATTGTTTCTGATGATCGTAAGACGGAAGCTATCCATCTCGTCGATCTTGGCGTAAAGGCGCAAAGCGGCGGCAAAGCCGTCAAGCTCCACGCCGTTCGCGCTTTTCAAAACGTCGCCCGCCTGCAAACCAAGCTCGCTAAAAACGGAGTTTTTTGCCACGAAAGTTACGCGAAACTCTTTGAATTTGCCGTTTTCGTTGATCGGCGCGATACCTATATTGTCCCATATCAGGCGCGGATTCTGACGGTATCTAGCCAATTCGTCGCGCTCTACCAACCGTTTCTGTTGTTTCGCGTCGATAGCTCCGCTTTGCGATTGCGGCGCGGAGATCAGGCGCGCCTCTCTTGTCTGCTCGTCTAAAGAGAGTTCGTAATTAACGCCGTCTTTCGCGAAAACCGCTTTTTTCGATTCAAGCGCGCTAAGCGTATAACCGCGCAACGTCTCTCCTATGCCTACGAAAACGAGTTTCGTTCCTTCGTCGATCACCACAAAACCATTTTTGTCGTTTTCCGAGTAGATCGCCTTTAGTTTTACTCCCGTCAACGTCGCCGCGCCCGACGAAGCGTCTCCTTGCCGACTTTGCGGGGAGATCGCGTCGCTTAAGCCCAAAGCGCGTTCTAGCGGATAAGATTGAACAAAATTAAACGGCGCGGTAAACGCTTTTTCAATCGAGCTGCCGGGCAGAAAAAGCCTCGCGATCGCCGCGGCGAGCATTAAAGAGGCGCAAAGAAAACCAAACGCGGCGAAACGTATCTGCCACGCGGGAGATAGCCTGTCAAAAATCGCGCTCATAGACGAATCCTTCCGAGGTTTTCTCTAACCTAGCAAAAATCTGTCCATATTTTTGTTGAGTTTCCGACGGGACGTTAATTAAGAGATAGATTTTGCGATCGAATAGGTCAATCCAGCCCGTAGCCGCGCC
Proteins encoded in this region:
- a CDS encoding GspE/PulE family protein, with the protein product MNAANVEFQKLSHHGLEPSQFEGIDSALALKYYVLFAKVKEEIAVCLGESYLAESLGFLSKYAIDAPIYLLDQDSFDRLYNRFLEQRTDRELSDIGGADDRINEVAEEEEGFSLAEFLRNKADLLSSEEAAPIIRFVNALFYQAIKKGASDIHIEAHERKGEVRFRIDGALVKYVDLDLRIINLVISRIKVISNLDISEKRVAQDGRTQVNIARRTLDIRVSILPTYYGERVVMRILMESAEIPRLLELGFEPKLIARLSGLLEHSHGIILVTGPTGSGKSTTLHSFLQQVATPHKNVITVEDPVEYKADNINQVQANPKVGLTFAAGLRSILRQDPDVVMIGEIRDSETAAIAIQAALTGHLVFSTLHTNTSTGAITRLVDMGVERFLVSSSLLGVLAQRLVRKLCEKCKTEDDLAESYETEFGLKRGVKIYKATGCPECNHTGYKGRRAIGELFIPDDEAIALFKETIEEHAIRDLAIK
- the gspD gene encoding type II secretion system secretin GspD, translated to MRFVSVLLALFCLCFAANAQDKQTVEINFTDLPIEEFLKMTSRIMGKNLLLTQRVSGNVDFVSATSVYKDDILQLALSVLATRGLTLVEEGSYYKVTRLAEAAQENIPVVSGIARGSLMVTQTIRIEEENVDIIVQKIRHLLSPAAKLVTMRESNSMVISDYPSNINTVRQVIGELVDKRAVSVEFIPLKNIKAASIVTSLQQIMKGAVNPRVIDNEVQILKDDASNAIVVTGRAHHIKTIKSLVARLDVENNYAAPSSEVIFLQNSEASSLVKILSGIADKTVAPSSPADPRVKPTISADEEMNVLILVGMPEEIATIKALVKSLDVPRQQVYVQATIVEISDNLADQIGLTYGVDGAAVGGNGIYTLGAALTGSVPSTVSGAILSQLQKTDANGNIKVESATALAVGVGLNLLTSRQAAEVLSEPSILCVNNKESTIYVGETRSILTSETTTSAGIPTRNYARQDIGLTLKVKPRLSTNKKVALTIEAQLEGIVGVDGSAQPTTTKRRVSTNAIVSDGEPVILGGLIKSEEIDTETRVPILSSIPFAGNLFRNKQEGVNKTSLVVIVTPYIVEKSEDLSALRVRLSRLEALRMQYAKEIIKRADERRKR